The DNA segment AGTTCATCCCACGTCTTGAGAATTCGTTCGGTCGGTCCGGCCATCGATTTGCGAGGCGACAGCGACATAAGGAGCTTGTTGTAGCGGGTGAGCTTTTCCATCCATTCCGACATCTGGTTCCACAGCTCGATTCCGACAAACCCGTCGACCGACCAATCAGTCCACGGGTAGGCGGGATGTTCTCTCAGAGCGGTCCTGATTTCATCGGGGTGCGCCAGAATACCCAGGGCGCCATCTTTGGCGCCCGCTGCCACATACTCAGCGGCCGTCATATGCTTCGGGTAGACGCCGGGCGAATCAAACAGCAGATAGTGATGATGATCGTTCTGGTCATTGTGTTCATAACCGACAGCAACGAGAGTGTCGCCATAGAAACCCTCGAGGCCGTTCTCACGATTATTTAGGTTCATGTGGTCGGCGAACATCATGAACTCAAGTCCTGCCCTGCGGCCGATAGAGACAACCTCTTCAAGAGACTTGGTTCCATCAGATTCGGTCGTGTGAATATGTATGGCCCCGGTGTAAACGTACCAGTCGCCGATTTTCTTAGGCATTGTCGCTCCCGTGAGTGTCGGGTACTTTCCTGAATATATATAGACCGAACAGCATCATCAAACTCAGTGATAATACGGCAATCTTGTAAGGCAGTTTGATATAGTCGGATGGCTGGATATTGAGCCACTCGATTGCCGTTCTCCCAAGATATCTATCGGCATAAAAATAGTACACGACAGCGGTCCAGATAAGCGGGCCTATGATGGCCGCGGCGCGGCCGGAAAGCGAGAACAAACCGAAAAATTTCCCCAGTTCCTCGCGGGGCACGAGTTCGGCCAGCATTGGACGCGATGTTGTCCAGAGTCCCCCGAGAAGTATACCGACAAATGAGCCGAGGATCCAGGTAACCAC comes from the Candidatus Zixiibacteriota bacterium genome and includes:
- a CDS encoding histidinol-phosphatase — encoded protein: MPKKIGDWYVYTGAIHIHTTESDGTKSLEEVVSIGRRAGLEFMMFADHMNLNNRENGLEGFYGDTLVAVGYEHNDQNDHHHYLLFDSPGVYPKHMTAAEYVAAGAKDGALGILAHPDEIRTALREHPAYPWTDWSVDGFVGIELWNQMSEWMEKLTRYNKLLMSLSPRKSMAGPTERILKTWDELNMNRKVVGIAGVDAHAFPVKVGPFTVEIFPYKVHFRCLRTHIIMADRFSDDFDTAKRQLYDAIRDCRLYFSNMRWGAADDFEFYLQSGSEKVTCGGTLTSPNGARLIVNLPSTADLRLVHNGETIVQADTDALDFSEIRKGIYRVEAWKGSRGWIFSNHIRVDM